In Enoplosus armatus isolate fEnoArm2 chromosome 2, fEnoArm2.hap1, whole genome shotgun sequence, one DNA window encodes the following:
- the ints12 gene encoding integrator complex subunit 12: MAGPVSLDLDPIFLKGLSYLHSKSKDSAEKLKALLDESLARGSDSTYRSLQKDIEVSKGSVSKLSLSKQDSKSSSSSSSSSSSSGSSKSSSEKSKKEVEKRPSEKVRVDLGDADPPKKPRLEKQENRSSPITVQTSKDLLPNINDYDETNADDFAMEMGLACVVCRQMTVTMGNQLVECQECHNLYHQDCHKPQVTDKEVNDPRLVWYCARCTRQMKRMAQKPPQKPSPASASSAPVVKDTLVKKTELKAKPDTASTFQAFKRAEVKASTSASANPTSSSSSSSGSGLTGWAAFGAKTSSSLPASSKLGSSGPSGSHKTLTTPSGQKPVGLSGLAGAKSGLGGAKTPGSGNGNGSSQVSLKPPPPLTLGKQPLNRSSSGESQGKGSASSGAGSPSGSQASAGGNGGNNGGGNGNNGNGSKAAQGDKAPTSQESQLNAMKRLQLVKKKAAQKKLKK, translated from the exons ATGGCTGGACCCGTCAGTCTGGATTTGGATCCCATCTTCCTAAAGGGATTGAGTTACCTGCACTCCAAGAGTAAAGACTCAGCTGAGAAACTCAAAGCTTTACTAGATGAATCCCTTGCCAGAGGAAGTGACTCAACTTACCGTTCATTACAAAAA GATATAGAGGTTTCCAAAGGGTCTGTGTCAAAACTGAGCTTAAGTAAACAGGACTCCAAGTCATCCTCAAGTTCCTcatcatccagcagcagcagtggcagtagcAAATCCAGCTCagaaaaaagcaagaaagagGTAGAGAAGAGACCCTCTGAGAAG GTCCGGGTCGACCTGGGTGACGCGGACCCTCCCAAAAAGCCTCGTTTGGAGAAACAGGAGAATCGCTCTTCACCGATTACCGTTCAGACAAGCAAAGACCTTCTGCCAAACATAAACGACTACGATGAGACCAATGCTGATGACTTCGCCATGGAAATGGGCCTGGCTTGTGTGGTTTGCAG ACAAATGACAGTGACCATGGGAAACCAGTTGGTCGAGTGCCAGGAGTGCCATAATCTGTACCACCAGGACTGCCACAAGCCCCAAGTGACAGACAAAGAAGTAAATGATCCACGGCTTGTGTGGTATTGTGCCCGCTGCACCAGGCAAATGAAACGTATG GCCCAGAAACCTCCACAGAAGCCTTCCCCTGCATCTGCATCATCAGCGCCTGTTGTCAAAGACACACTGGTGAAGAAGACAGAGCTCAAAGCCAAGCCTGACACAGCCAGCACCTTCCAAGCCTTCAAAAGAGCAGAAGTGAAG GCATCCACATCAGCATCAGCCAatcccaccagcagcagctcctcctcttcaggcAGTGGTCTTACAGGCTGGGCTGCTTTTGGCGCCAAGACGAGCTCATCTCTTCCTGCCAGCTCCAAACTAGGTTCTTCGGGCCCAAGTGGGAGCCACAAGACCTTGACGACTCCCTCTGGCCAGAAACCTGTCGGGTTGTCTGGGCTAGCAGGAGCCAAGTCGGGACTTGGGGGTGCAAAGACACCTGGCAGCGGCAACGGAAACGGCTCTAGCCAGGTGTCTCTGAAACCTCCTCCGCCCCTGACTCTGGGTAAGCAGCCACTGAACCGCTCGTCAAGCGGCGAAAGCCAAGGGAAAGGGTCTGCCTCATCAGGGGCCGGCTCCCCGAGCGGCTCCCAGGCGAGTGCAGGAGGGAACGGAGGCAATAACGGAGGAGGTAACGGGAACAATGGGAACGGGTCGAAGGCTGCACAAGGGGACAAAGCACCAACATCCCAAGAGTCCCAGCTTAATGCCATGAAACGGTTACAGCTGGTGAAGAAGAAAGCAGCGcagaagaaactgaagaaaTGA